One Ignavibacterium album JCM 16511 genomic region harbors:
- a CDS encoding PBECR2 nuclease fold domain-containing protein: MKSTLQDLFEVWLSEYINEKGEIELRKTYIGLYKDKDLSEDIFLILRQEKDSFILWNAYPAKNIDDYRKGQLLYKK, from the coding sequence GTGAAATCAACTTTACAAGACCTATTTGAAGTCTGGCTTTCAGAGTATATAAATGAGAAAGGCGAAATCGAATTAAGAAAAACTTATATAGGATTATATAAAGACAAGGATTTGAGTGAAGATATATTTTTAATACTAAGGCAAGAAAAAGATTCCTTTATATTATGGAATGCTTATCCGGCTAAAAATATTGATGATTATAGGAAAGGTCAATTGTTATATAAAAAATGA
- a CDS encoding GNAT family N-acetyltransferase, translated as MEVIHDKVNNRFVINIDGLDSFVEYSLNEKEMNLYHTYTPPQLRGKGLAEKVVLSAIEYAKENSLKVIPSCSYVAVFMQRHPEYSELLK; from the coding sequence ATGGAAGTAATACACGATAAAGTAAACAACAGATTTGTAATAAACATTGATGGACTGGATTCATTTGTTGAATATTCGCTTAATGAAAAAGAAATGAATCTTTATCACACTTATACTCCACCTCAACTTAGAGGAAAAGGATTGGCTGAAAAAGTTGTTCTCTCTGCAATTGAATATGCAAAAGAAAACAGTTTAAAAGTAATTCCTTCTTGTTCTTATGTCGCTGTTTTTATGCAACGACATCCTGAATATTCTGAATTGTTAAAATAA
- a CDS encoding MFS transporter, translating into MAKTFEQLKTGFQPSFWVANGMELFERLAYYGQATILSVFLRDHLKFDEVQAGQLSSIFGGLIYFLPIFAGALADKFGFKKAFSFAFFVLAIGYFLIGSTGIAAFSSWYENKDLFPLLSAILIFTAIGGSFIKPSVLGTVALTTTAETKSLGYAIYYWLVNMGAAIGPFLAYLVRDSFGIEFVYLVSSISCALMFLVTIFIFKEPEAKLNEERESLIQVVKNLWTVVKNIKFIIFLLIFALYWIVFWEFFIVIPFYISDYISPDAPIELVLSTGAWTIILLQIPINRLTKNIPTPTAIMIGFVFAALSWFLLYFVTLAGTVVGLGFIIATIFIFSVGEQTQAPRFYEYLADLAPKGQAALFQGFAFLPIAIAWLLGGTFGGWIYQKFGTKEVGQPEIVFLIIGLVGIAAAAMMFVYNLVVHRKS; encoded by the coding sequence GTGGCAAAAACATTTGAACAACTTAAAACCGGATTTCAACCTTCCTTCTGGGTTGCAAATGGAATGGAACTTTTCGAAAGACTTGCATATTACGGTCAGGCAACAATTCTGAGCGTTTTCCTTCGTGACCATCTGAAGTTTGATGAAGTTCAGGCAGGACAACTTTCATCAATATTCGGTGGATTGATTTACTTCCTTCCGATTTTTGCAGGCGCTCTTGCTGATAAGTTTGGTTTTAAAAAAGCATTTTCTTTTGCATTCTTCGTTCTTGCTATCGGATATTTTCTTATAGGCTCAACAGGAATAGCAGCATTTTCTTCGTGGTATGAAAATAAAGATTTATTCCCGTTGCTTTCTGCGATTTTAATTTTTACTGCAATCGGTGGTTCATTTATTAAGCCAAGTGTTCTTGGAACAGTCGCATTAACTACCACTGCCGAAACAAAGTCACTCGGCTATGCAATTTATTACTGGCTTGTAAATATGGGTGCTGCAATCGGACCTTTTCTTGCTTATCTCGTTCGTGATTCATTTGGAATTGAGTTTGTATATCTTGTTTCTTCAATAAGCTGTGCGCTAATGTTTCTGGTTACAATTTTTATATTCAAAGAACCGGAAGCAAAACTTAATGAAGAAAGAGAATCACTTATTCAGGTGGTTAAAAATCTCTGGACCGTTGTAAAAAATATTAAGTTCATCATTTTCCTTTTAATCTTTGCTTTATATTGGATTGTGTTCTGGGAATTCTTTATTGTGATTCCGTTTTACATTTCAGATTACATTTCACCCGATGCTCCGATTGAATTGGTTTTATCTACCGGTGCTTGGACAATTATACTTCTGCAAATTCCAATCAACAGATTAACTAAAAATATTCCTACACCAACAGCTATTATGATTGGATTTGTATTTGCTGCACTCAGTTGGTTCCTTCTGTACTTTGTTACATTAGCAGGCACTGTGGTGGGACTTGGATTTATAATTGCAACGATTTTTATTTTTTCCGTTGGAGAACAAACACAAGCCCCCCGTTTTTATGAATATCTTGCTGATCTTGCCCCCAAAGGACAAGCAGCACTGTTTCAGGGATTTGCATTTCTTCCGATCGCAATCGCATGGCTTTTAGGCGGAACATTCGGTGGATGGATTTATCAGAAATTCGGAACAAAAGAAGTTGGACAACCGGAAATAGTATTTCTTATAATCGGTTTAGTCGGCATTGCAGCCGCAGCAATGATGTTTGTTTACAATCTTGTAGTGCATAGAAAGAGCTGA
- a CDS encoding HAD family hydrolase: MSKRKYSAVVFDLGQVLIPFDYNIFIRALNKHREGLGEEFVRKYNQNYHIHRDFERGKISEKEFIAQMIEWLEHKVTAEQFVHYWSSIFSLNEDVISLLPKLKEKYNLYLLSNTNSIHQKYGYQHYDFLKIFDKLFLSHEVGFIKPEEGIYRAVESYSKLPSEEHIFIDDIAEYVEAAKKLGWDGIQFTGYENLVEDFSERGILF; encoded by the coding sequence ATGAGCAAAAGAAAATATTCAGCAGTAGTTTTTGATCTCGGACAGGTTCTGATTCCCTTCGACTATAATATTTTTATCCGTGCATTAAACAAACATCGAGAAGGACTTGGTGAAGAGTTTGTAAGGAAGTATAATCAGAATTATCACATTCATCGTGATTTTGAGCGCGGTAAAATTTCTGAAAAGGAATTTATCGCGCAGATGATTGAATGGCTTGAGCACAAAGTAACTGCTGAACAGTTTGTTCATTACTGGTCTTCTATCTTTTCACTTAATGAAGATGTTATTTCGCTTCTTCCAAAGCTTAAAGAAAAATACAATCTTTACCTTCTCTCGAATACAAATTCAATACATCAGAAATACGGTTATCAGCATTATGATTTTCTGAAAATCTTTGACAAACTTTTTCTTTCTCACGAAGTTGGATTCATAAAACCGGAAGAAGGTATTTACAGAGCAGTTGAAAGTTATTCAAAACTTCCATCAGAAGAACACATCTTTATTGATGATATTGCAGAATATGTTGAAGCAGCAAAAAAACTTGGCTGGGATGGAATTCAGTTTACAGGATATGAAAATCTTGTGGAAGATTTTTCGGAAAGAGGAATCTTATTTTGA
- a CDS encoding DUF5686 and carboxypeptidase-like regulatory domain-containing protein — protein MKKLLLTLIIASIQIYSQSFSVKGKVIDFHSGSSLSFANIRVEGTTLGTASNANGEFELKLNGGNYKLIASFIGFFSDTVSVNVNSDLTGLIFRLKSTEINLPEVVVKPGENPAIEIIRKAIEKRKQREKNLFSYEFEAFSKGIIRTTEDINSTGSGSINLSIGQSDTTKLKVTGILESHSKGYFLKPDNYKEIILARKQSANFPPSVNTLTGGRLIQNFYSSDINFLGRDLPGPISDNSLNYYYFYIEKTSAINNQKVFQIHVEPDNPSDPGFVGKIFITDSTFDLLKVDLILNRAANIGGIFDTVNILQHFDYYDGTVMPVDYRLFVTANFLGLARLGFELNTILFNYKVNSKIEESFFDKAVITVLSDADKKDSTYWLSTQTIPNTEEEEEAYKRIDSLESIPKGFLDDYSFFDSRLNLNKNFSVSAPIAMYHFNRVEGHSLDFGLFVNDEFDRRFNSTLNLSYGFADKKFKQDFSSNYFLGEYRTVKLGLSAFNKTKILFEESDNYGELFSTLSTLLYKDDFRDYYYTNGFSISAEGEIFPILKGRISFSNRTDKSAFNNSDFSFFYKDKSYKQNLPVCEGKTNAVKVGFDIDFRSYIEDGFFRRRTSLGRTYTLLSMDVTLSDKNFLSSDFDYLKYEFLSRTFFRSFNSTTATVKIYGTYSNGSVPYQDLYAVPGNISTFSSPLTFRTLELNQILGDRVLTLNAEYNFRDELFRLLNIPVIKKLEILLTVFFNAAYGDIGSKSKEILTNPVQTFKHPFYEIGFSIGQGLLPLSVDFGWKLNYRNGNNFRISLSSVLFNL, from the coding sequence ATGAAAAAATTATTACTGACTTTAATTATTGCTTCGATTCAGATTTATTCACAAAGCTTTTCTGTAAAAGGAAAAGTAATTGATTTTCATTCAGGAAGCAGCTTGAGTTTTGCAAATATCAGAGTTGAAGGAACAACACTCGGCACGGCTTCAAATGCAAATGGTGAATTTGAATTGAAATTAAACGGTGGTAATTACAAACTTATCGCCTCATTCATTGGTTTCTTTTCAGATACTGTTTCTGTAAATGTTAATTCTGATTTAACAGGATTGATATTCAGACTTAAAAGCACAGAAATAAACCTTCCCGAAGTTGTAGTTAAACCCGGCGAAAATCCTGCGATTGAAATAATCCGGAAAGCAATTGAAAAAAGGAAACAGAGAGAAAAAAATTTATTCTCTTACGAGTTCGAAGCATTCTCAAAAGGAATAATCAGAACTACTGAAGACATAAACTCAACTGGAAGCGGCTCAATTAACTTGAGTATTGGTCAATCGGATACTACAAAACTTAAAGTAACAGGAATACTTGAAAGTCATAGTAAAGGTTACTTTCTTAAACCTGATAATTATAAAGAAATTATTCTTGCACGAAAGCAAAGCGCAAACTTTCCTCCGTCAGTTAATACTTTAACTGGCGGAAGATTGATTCAGAATTTTTACAGCAGCGATATAAATTTTCTCGGCAGAGATTTGCCTGGTCCAATTTCAGATAATTCTCTTAACTATTATTACTTCTACATCGAAAAAACTTCTGCTATAAACAATCAAAAAGTTTTTCAGATTCATGTTGAACCGGATAATCCATCCGATCCCGGCTTTGTTGGGAAAATTTTTATTACCGACAGTACTTTTGATTTGCTAAAGGTTGATTTGATTCTTAATCGTGCCGCTAACATTGGTGGAATTTTCGATACGGTAAATATCCTTCAGCATTTTGATTATTATGATGGGACAGTTATGCCGGTTGATTATCGTCTGTTTGTTACTGCAAACTTTCTCGGACTTGCCCGGCTTGGATTTGAACTGAATACAATCTTATTTAACTACAAAGTGAATTCAAAGATTGAAGAATCGTTTTTTGATAAAGCTGTAATCACAGTTTTGTCCGATGCTGATAAAAAAGATTCGACCTATTGGTTATCAACTCAAACAATTCCAAATACCGAAGAAGAGGAAGAAGCTTATAAAAGAATTGATAGTCTTGAATCAATTCCGAAAGGATTTTTGGATGACTATTCTTTTTTTGATTCGCGGTTAAATCTTAATAAAAATTTTTCTGTAAGTGCGCCAATTGCAATGTATCACTTCAATCGTGTTGAAGGTCATTCTCTTGATTTTGGATTATTTGTAAATGATGAATTTGACCGAAGGTTTAACTCCACCTTAAATCTTTCTTACGGATTCGCTGACAAAAAATTTAAGCAGGATTTTTCTTCAAATTATTTTTTGGGTGAATACCGGACAGTAAAATTAGGTCTGAGCGCTTTCAATAAAACGAAAATTCTTTTTGAAGAATCTGATAACTATGGTGAGTTATTCAGTACACTTTCAACTTTGCTTTACAAAGATGATTTCAGAGATTACTATTACACGAATGGTTTTTCAATTTCAGCTGAAGGAGAAATATTTCCCATTCTTAAAGGAAGAATATCATTCTCAAACAGAACTGATAAATCGGCTTTTAACAATTCTGATTTTTCTTTTTTCTATAAAGACAAATCATACAAACAGAATCTCCCCGTTTGCGAAGGAAAAACCAATGCTGTTAAAGTAGGTTTTGATATTGATTTCAGAAGTTACATTGAAGATGGTTTCTTCAGAAGAAGAACTTCGCTCGGCCGAACTTATACTTTACTTTCAATGGATGTTACTCTTTCGGATAAAAATTTTTTAAGTAGTGATTTTGATTATCTGAAATACGAATTTTTATCCAGAACATTTTTCAGATCTTTTAATTCAACAACTGCAACAGTTAAAATTTACGGAACATATTCGAATGGCTCTGTTCCTTATCAGGATTTATATGCAGTTCCCGGAAACATAAGTACATTCTCATCTCCACTTACTTTCAGAACATTGGAGCTTAATCAAATTCTTGGTGACAGAGTTCTTACACTTAATGCAGAGTATAATTTCAGAGATGAGTTATTCAGACTGTTGAACATTCCGGTTATCAAAAAACTTGAGATTCTGCTGACAGTATTTTTTAATGCTGCTTACGGAGATATAGGCTCAAAATCAAAAGAGATTCTTACTAATCCTGTTCAGACCTTTAAGCACCCATTTTATGAAATAGGGTTTTCAATCGGACAGGGATTACTTCCATTGTCGGTAGATTTCGGCTGGAAACTGAACTACAGAAACGGAAATAATTTCAGAATAAGTTTAAGCTCGGTGTTATTCAATCTTTAA
- a CDS encoding regulatory protein GemA, translating to MSQINITQISKIHVLKNQLHLSDEEYGAALEGYGVTTSKDLSYEQAADLIKKLVKLLPKELRENQDQRRKATKQKYDGLGIRWNDKLREHFATPKQLRMLEAIWMTSPRVEHKNEDAFKKFVKRISGKEKLEWVMMNDVRKIKKAIESL from the coding sequence ATGAGCCAGATAAATATTACACAAATATCAAAGATTCACGTACTGAAAAACCAACTACACCTATCAGATGAAGAATATGGAGCTGCTTTAGAGGGTTATGGTGTAACAACTAGTAAGGATTTGAGTTATGAGCAGGCAGCAGATTTAATAAAAAAACTTGTTAAACTGTTGCCTAAAGAATTAAGAGAAAATCAGGATCAAAGACGCAAAGCCACAAAACAAAAATATGATGGGCTTGGAATTAGATGGAACGATAAATTAAGAGAACATTTCGCAACTCCAAAACAATTAAGAATGCTTGAAGCAATCTGGATGACTTCGCCAAGAGTTGAACATAAAAATGAAGACGCTTTCAAAAAATTTGTTAAAAGAATTTCAGGAAAAGAAAAACTCGAATGGGTCATGATGAATGATGTTCGTAAAATAAAGAAAGCAATCGAGTCATTATAA
- a CDS encoding prolyl oligopeptidase family serine peptidase, whose product MKLLNFILLTIIIATTSYSQMKYPETKKVEVVDNYHGTLVADPYRWLEDDNSEETKAWVEAENKVTFEYLSKIPFREKIKARFTELYNYPKYSAPFRAGNKYYYFKNDGLQNQSVMYVMDKLDGEAKVFLDPNKFAEDGTKSLSNYSFSRDGKWFAYGVSTGGSDWDEFFVMNAQTGEKLKDHLKWIKFSGIAWKNNGFYYSRYPEPTGSELSQKNQFAKVYYHKLGTNQSEDVVIYEDPNRPDRGFYAGTTDDERFLIITFSEGTSNNGLIVKDLSKPNSQFITIVDDLNNNYGVVDNLGNKLLVLTDYQAPKYRLILIDPENPSRKNWKDVIPESGNVLQSVSIIGEKLVATYMQDASHHVYLFSPDGKPEGEIKLPALGTIGFTGRRDDNIAFYSFTSFTYPGTIYKFDVNTKKSELYKQTELNFDFDNYETKQVFYTSKDGTKIPMFIVHKKGLKLDGNNPTYLYSYGGFNISLLPSFSTSRLIFLENGGVFAMPNIRGGGEYGEEWHKAGMLDKKQNVFDDFIAAAEYLIKEGYTNPGKLSCAGGSNGGLLIGAVINQRPDLFKVALPAVGVMDMLRFHKFTIGYYWVVEYGSSDDPEQFKFLYEYSPLHNIKENLNYPAVLVTTADHDDRVVPAHSFKYIATLQEKYKGENPVLIRIETKAGHGAGKPTSKIIEEVADVWSFVFYNLGMQPKY is encoded by the coding sequence ATGAAACTGTTGAACTTCATATTGTTAACAATAATAATCGCAACAACTTCATATTCGCAAATGAAATATCCTGAAACAAAAAAGGTTGAAGTAGTGGACAACTATCACGGAACGCTTGTAGCTGATCCTTACCGATGGCTTGAAGACGATAACTCCGAAGAAACCAAAGCCTGGGTCGAAGCAGAAAACAAAGTTACATTTGAATACCTTTCAAAGATTCCATTCAGAGAAAAGATAAAAGCAAGATTTACAGAGCTTTACAATTATCCAAAGTACAGCGCTCCATTCAGAGCAGGAAACAAATATTATTACTTTAAAAACGACGGATTGCAGAATCAAAGTGTTATGTATGTTATGGATAAGCTTGATGGTGAAGCAAAAGTATTTCTTGATCCGAATAAATTTGCCGAGGATGGAACAAAATCACTTTCAAATTATTCATTCTCAAGAGATGGGAAATGGTTTGCTTACGGAGTTTCAACCGGTGGCTCTGATTGGGATGAATTTTTTGTAATGAATGCACAAACCGGAGAAAAATTAAAAGACCATCTCAAGTGGATTAAGTTTTCGGGAATTGCCTGGAAGAATAACGGATTTTATTACAGTAGATATCCCGAACCGACAGGGTCAGAACTTTCACAAAAAAATCAGTTTGCAAAAGTTTATTATCACAAACTCGGTACAAACCAATCTGAAGATGTTGTAATCTATGAAGATCCAAACCGTCCCGACAGAGGTTTTTATGCAGGCACAACTGACGATGAACGCTTTCTCATCATTACTTTTTCAGAAGGTACAAGTAATAATGGTTTGATTGTAAAAGATTTATCCAAGCCAAATTCGCAATTCATAACAATCGTTGATGATTTAAATAATAATTACGGAGTTGTTGATAATCTTGGAAATAAACTTTTGGTTTTAACAGATTATCAGGCACCAAAGTATCGTTTGATTTTAATAGATCCGGAAAATCCATCAAGGAAAAACTGGAAAGATGTAATTCCGGAATCAGGAAATGTTCTTCAATCAGTTTCGATTATAGGGGAGAAATTAGTTGCAACTTATATGCAGGATGCAAGTCATCATGTTTATCTTTTCAGTCCTGATGGTAAACCTGAAGGTGAAATAAAGTTGCCGGCATTAGGTACCATAGGATTCACAGGAAGAAGAGATGACAACATTGCCTTTTATTCATTTACATCTTTCACTTATCCGGGAACGATTTATAAATTTGATGTGAATACAAAAAAATCCGAGCTATACAAACAAACAGAATTAAATTTTGATTTTGATAATTATGAAACAAAACAGGTTTTTTATACGAGTAAAGATGGAACAAAAATTCCGATGTTCATTGTTCATAAAAAAGGCTTAAAGCTTGATGGAAACAATCCGACATATCTTTATAGTTACGGAGGATTTAATATTTCACTACTTCCGTCATTCAGTACATCAAGATTAATATTCCTGGAAAACGGTGGAGTATTTGCAATGCCAAATATCCGCGGCGGTGGAGAGTATGGTGAAGAGTGGCACAAAGCCGGAATGCTGGACAAAAAACAAAATGTGTTTGATGATTTTATTGCTGCTGCCGAATATCTTATTAAAGAAGGTTATACCAATCCTGGTAAACTTTCATGTGCAGGTGGTTCCAACGGTGGATTGTTAATCGGTGCAGTAATTAATCAACGACCTGATTTATTTAAAGTTGCTCTTCCCGCAGTTGGAGTAATGGATATGCTGCGATTTCATAAATTTACAATTGGTTATTATTGGGTAGTTGAATACGGCTCAAGTGATGATCCCGAACAATTCAAATTTCTTTATGAATATTCTCCACTTCACAACATAAAAGAAAACTTAAACTATCCTGCAGTGCTTGTAACAACTGCAGACCACGATGACAGAGTTGTACCTGCTCATTCATTCAAATACATTGCTACTCTTCAGGAAAAGTATAAAGGTGAAAATCCTGTTCTTATCAGAATTGAAACCAAAGCCGGACACGGTGCTGGCAAACCAACCTCAAAAATAATTGAAGAAGTTGCAGATGTCTGGTCATTCGTGTTTTACAATCTGGGAATGCAGCCGAAATATTAA
- a CDS encoding L,D-transpeptidase — protein sequence MTKSFFKYLFLISAILFVIRCSDNKNSNQAKAQIDSTIKTQDSLILIKESIPALPVINYIFISPPKQNRYKFLIEEYDTIGAKIILALNRLDERFIRKPDSIVVPDTIINDKLLYSPFPKHIALLESVKKILLVDQRIQAFAAYEFGNLVNWGPTSTGKRSTPTPNGLFHTNWKSKKTISTDNPEWILKWYFNLENFRGVSLHQYELPGYPASHACVRLLEEDAFWIYNWAEQWILTKDGEVILAYGTPVIIYGQYDFKGIKPWLLLPTEPEKATVNEDELNGIINEHILTIINRQQEREKILNPQLSMGN from the coding sequence TTGACGAAATCTTTTTTCAAATACTTGTTTCTGATTTCAGCAATTCTCTTTGTAATCAGATGCTCGGACAATAAAAATTCTAACCAGGCAAAAGCACAGATTGATTCAACAATTAAAACACAGGATTCTCTAATTTTAATTAAAGAGTCAATTCCTGCTTTGCCGGTAATTAATTACATTTTTATTTCCCCACCAAAGCAGAACAGATATAAATTTCTTATCGAAGAATATGATACAATCGGAGCCAAAATAATTTTAGCACTGAATCGTCTTGATGAAAGGTTTATAAGAAAACCAGATTCAATTGTTGTTCCTGATACTATAATAAATGATAAATTGCTCTACTCACCTTTTCCAAAACACATAGCACTATTAGAAAGTGTGAAAAAAATTCTTCTTGTTGATCAGCGTATTCAGGCATTTGCAGCTTATGAGTTTGGTAATCTTGTGAACTGGGGACCGACAAGCACAGGAAAGAGATCAACCCCGACACCTAATGGTTTATTTCACACAAACTGGAAATCAAAGAAAACAATCAGCACCGATAATCCTGAGTGGATATTAAAATGGTATTTCAATCTCGAAAACTTCAGGGGAGTTTCACTTCATCAATACGAACTGCCCGGATATCCGGCAAGTCATGCTTGTGTAAGATTACTTGAAGAAGATGCTTTCTGGATTTACAACTGGGCTGAACAATGGATTTTAACAAAAGATGGCGAAGTCATTTTAGCTTATGGAACACCTGTTATAATATATGGTCAATATGATTTTAAAGGAATCAAACCGTGGTTGCTGCTTCCAACTGAACCTGAAAAAGCAACCGTAAATGAAGATGAGTTGAATGGAATTATCAATGAACATATTTTAACAATTATAAACAGGCAGCAAGAGCGAGAAAAAATTCTTAATCCACAACTAAGTATGGGTAATTGA
- a CDS encoding phage virion morphogenesis protein, with product MNNEFKSPEILELLKKKLSNKNQLMVDIAETMRTAVLKNFETEGSRIGKPWQKLSKDTIKQRQKKGYWPGKILQRTGQLKRSIISSYGEDYAQVSTNLIYAAIQNYGGIIHRSLLKTYLRKKTESKSAQKPKQNKMSSIRIPARPFMLLNEQDLEKIKKKIINSLTGDE from the coding sequence ATGAATAATGAGTTTAAATCGCCTGAAATACTTGAATTGCTTAAGAAAAAACTTAGCAACAAAAATCAATTAATGGTTGATATTGCCGAAACAATGCGAACAGCTGTATTGAAAAATTTTGAGACCGAAGGCAGTAGAATCGGGAAGCCGTGGCAGAAATTATCCAAAGACACAATAAAGCAAAGGCAGAAGAAAGGATATTGGCCAGGGAAGATTCTACAGAGGACAGGGCAACTTAAACGCAGCATAATTAGCAGCTATGGTGAAGATTATGCACAGGTAAGCACAAATTTAATTTATGCAGCAATACAGAATTATGGTGGAATAATTCACAGAAGCCTATTAAAAACTTATTTAAGAAAAAAAACAGAAAGCAAATCAGCACAAAAACCGAAGCAAAATAAAATGAGTTCGATTAGAATACCGGCAAGACCATTTATGCTATTAAATGAACAGGATCTAGAGAAGATAAAGAAAAAAATAATTAATTCATTGACAGGGGATGAATGA
- a CDS encoding phage minor head protein → MPKDIDIKLAIGLKPEQIINYLKRKGYKISWNWEDTWKEAHTKAFTVAKAMKLDILSDIRNELQKALDNGLTYQQFKENLKPTLKAKGWWGKVKAKDVPSEFPLPPDVDPEKEIQLGSPWRLKTIYRTNIDVAYASGHYKAMMDSIKNRPYWMYNAVLDSRTRPSHRALHGKVFRADDPIWDKIYPPNDWGCRCSVIPLDDNDLEEMNLKPIKGSNELINKLKPGKGWDYNPGKTSLEFDQTFGGNLKLNDNQPTYKDFGRPSVKDVKERIPSPDKFPSIKEIGEEKFIELLKKEFNLEKSDYSVLNTADDDKNIFTLDRLKHGYEKQDGRERYFSYVKSTLQDPFEVWLSEYINEKGEIELRKSYIGLFKDKELNEDIFIVLRQEKDSFVFWNAFERDRNRIDKLRKGYLKYWK, encoded by the coding sequence ATGCCAAAGGACATTGACATAAAACTTGCAATTGGTCTTAAACCTGAGCAGATAATCAATTATCTCAAACGCAAAGGTTACAAGATAAGCTGGAACTGGGAAGACACATGGAAAGAAGCACACACAAAAGCTTTCACAGTTGCAAAGGCAATGAAGCTAGATATTCTAAGCGACATTAGAAATGAACTTCAGAAAGCACTTGATAACGGTTTAACATATCAGCAATTTAAAGAAAATTTAAAACCAACCCTTAAAGCAAAGGGCTGGTGGGGCAAAGTAAAAGCTAAAGATGTCCCTTCTGAGTTTCCACTGCCTCCCGATGTTGATCCTGAAAAAGAAATTCAGCTCGGCTCGCCTTGGCGTCTTAAAACTATCTACCGCACCAATATTGATGTTGCTTATGCTTCAGGTCATTATAAAGCAATGATGGATAGTATTAAAAACCGTCCTTACTGGATGTATAATGCTGTACTCGATAGTAGAACCAGACCATCACATCGTGCATTACATGGCAAAGTTTTCCGTGCCGATGATCCCATCTGGGATAAAATATATCCACCGAACGACTGGGGTTGCCGATGTTCTGTAATTCCTCTTGATGATAATGACCTGGAAGAAATGAACCTCAAACCAATCAAAGGAAGCAATGAGCTCATTAATAAATTAAAACCTGGCAAGGGTTGGGATTATAATCCTGGAAAAACATCACTTGAATTTGATCAGACTTTCGGTGGGAATTTAAAACTCAACGATAATCAGCCAACTTATAAAGATTTCGGCAGACCATCGGTAAAAGATGTAAAAGAGAGAATTCCGTCCCCGGATAAATTCCCCTCGATTAAAGAAATCGGTGAAGAAAAATTTATTGAACTGCTTAAGAAAGAATTTAATCTTGAAAAATCTGATTATTCTGTATTAAATACAGCAGATGACGATAAAAATATTTTCACGCTTGACCGGTTAAAACACGGCTATGAAAAACAAGACGGCAGAGAAAGATATTTCTCTTACGTCAAATCAACTCTTCAAGACCCATTTGAAGTTTGGCTGTCAGAATACATTAATGAAAAAGGCGAAATCGAGTTAAGGAAAAGTTATATTGGCTTATTCAAAGACAAAGAACTTAACGAAGATATATTTATTGTACTTAGGCAAGAAAAAGATTCATTTGTATTCTGGAATGCTTTTGAAAGAGATAGAAACAGAATTGATAAATTAAGGAAAGGTTATTTGAAATACTGGAAGTAA
- a CDS encoding DUF4352 domain-containing protein yields the protein MKKIPLIILLFTVFAFQIIAQKKSELMAEVKNSEVIIKLHKLIEFGGAKEGNKFLVAEITIENISDKSINMGADYTMSIELKDSKGNEYRSGLRGAGIVSSYLAANPDVKQDQKAYNLCYSDNFPAKTKARSFLCGYEVPKDAKIVSFGVKKKNLWAEIK from the coding sequence ATGAAAAAAATACCTTTAATCATTTTGTTATTTACTGTATTTGCTTTTCAAATAATTGCTCAGAAGAAAAGTGAATTAATGGCTGAAGTGAAAAACTCCGAAGTTATAATTAAACTTCATAAACTGATTGAGTTCGGTGGCGCTAAAGAAGGAAATAAATTTCTTGTCGCAGAAATAACCATCGAGAATATTTCGGACAAAAGCATAAACATGGGAGCTGATTATACAATGAGTATTGAGTTGAAAGATTCGAAAGGTAATGAATATCGTTCAGGTTTAAGAGGTGCCGGAATTGTGTCATCGTATCTGGCAGCAAATCCGGATGTAAAACAGGATCAGAAAGCTTATAATCTCTGTTACAGTGATAACTTCCCTGCCAAAACAAAAGCACGCTCATTCTTATGTGGTTATGAAGTTCCGAAAGATGCAAAAATTGTCTCGTTCGGTGTGAAGAAGAAAAATCTCTGGGCAGAAATAAAATAA